In Thermococcus camini, a genomic segment contains:
- a CDS encoding KH domain-containing protein, with amino-acid sequence MKAPICEVCLKTDDILCPADEKKLQDGVISELDVKVARLLYRLIGDADMEFKRAVEAGDIIVIVVGEGDVPITIGKGGKNIKALMRELGKRIRVIEAVEVTGTDDVKKLATDLLYPAGVFGVNIVYKPGGGTYYKVLVMGRDRKKLPEKADVLESILSQITGAEVKINFI; translated from the coding sequence ATGAAGGCGCCAATCTGTGAGGTGTGTTTGAAGACCGACGACATTCTGTGCCCGGCTGACGAGAAAAAGCTCCAGGACGGGGTCATCTCGGAGCTTGATGTTAAGGTTGCGAGACTCCTTTACAGGCTCATCGGGGACGCTGACATGGAGTTTAAGAGGGCCGTTGAGGCCGGCGACATAATAGTCATCGTGGTTGGCGAGGGAGACGTTCCGATAACCATAGGCAAGGGCGGCAAGAACATCAAGGCCCTCATGAGGGAGCTTGGAAAGAGGATACGCGTCATAGAGGCCGTCGAGGTCACGGGAACCGACGACGTCAAGAAGCTTGCCACAGACCTACTCTACCCCGCGGGCGTCTTCGGAGTCAACATCGTTTACAAGCCCGGCGGGGGAACCTACTACAAGGTCCTCGTCATGGGGAGGGACAGGAAGAAGCTCCCCGAAAAGGCCGACGTCCTGGAGAGCATCCTCTCCCAGATAACCGGGGCCGAGGTAAAGATAAACTTTATTTGA
- a CDS encoding CGP-CTERM sorting domain-containing protein, whose translation MTDCWPEVFYGHEYLLFFDGGRLYLLNFTPAVGVPTEGIIYRRATFINGSWYVEMEYYLPDYSQVDMAYRFDTRNFCVEPVNVSSWFWLHRGKISNEINGWKIELQSWGPGEWGHANVSDLWIASSKSASSWSPGPAIVVNSSVFPVYFIIKKDELVRNVTLIYLNTTGNNSLIQGFWFPGNVKIANVTVCKKTSADTSTGTPAEVNLTSPTAETQSNKAGTAANTENTETSICGPGFILLAAAIPVLLRRAKR comes from the coding sequence ATGACCGACTGCTGGCCTGAGGTCTTTTACGGCCACGAGTACCTCCTGTTCTTCGATGGCGGCAGGCTTTACCTGCTGAACTTTACTCCCGCAGTAGGAGTTCCCACGGAGGGGATAATCTACAGGAGAGCAACGTTCATCAACGGGAGCTGGTACGTGGAGATGGAGTACTACCTCCCAGATTATTCTCAGGTCGATATGGCTTACAGGTTTGACACTCGGAACTTCTGCGTTGAGCCGGTAAACGTCAGCAGTTGGTTCTGGCTCCATCGAGGAAAAATTAGCAACGAGATTAACGGCTGGAAGATTGAACTGCAATCCTGGGGTCCTGGCGAGTGGGGCCATGCTAATGTGAGCGACCTCTGGATAGCTTCCAGCAAAAGCGCGAGTAGCTGGTCTCCAGGTCCGGCCATCGTTGTGAATTCGAGCGTTTTCCCGGTTTATTTCATTATCAAAAAAGACGAATTGGTCAGAAACGTCACCCTCATTTACCTGAACACAACTGGAAACAACAGTCTGATACAGGGTTTCTGGTTTCCAGGCAATGTTAAAATCGCCAACGTAACAGTCTGCAAGAAAACAAGCGCAGACACCTCAACCGGCACGCCCGCTGAAGTCAACCTCACATCCCCCACAGCAGAGACGCAGTCAAACAAAGCGGGAACAGCAGCCAACACGGAGAACACCGAAACGAGCATCTGCGGACCTGGATTTATCCTCTTGGCCGCTGCAATACCTGTCCTGCTGAGAAGAGCAAAGCGGTGA
- a CDS encoding FtsZ/tubulin family protein: MQSFTHLFVGIGGTGARIVNSITADGIVKVTVNPAYYLLSNSEMYEERLRNFFSRLPKDTFLWLVFEDKDVNHELREIIVESAPRDTIRLAYVLTPRKELVDEKKPPWARDFETVFYDSLWDFFTDESVSLQDAFQGASAGIAEMFSRLYYYLESQMLVNIDYADLFNMIRGGNVGILRLLREVDFTWHWGIWERGLIGILVGNDFPLKGAHSILHSFQEILSEKDVIWGVITDENLTGRVEILSLLVKKW, translated from the coding sequence ATGCAGTCCTTTACCCATCTTTTCGTTGGAATAGGCGGCACGGGCGCGCGGATAGTCAACAGCATAACCGCGGATGGGATAGTTAAGGTGACCGTTAACCCCGCTTACTATCTTCTCTCGAACTCCGAGATGTACGAGGAGAGGCTCCGGAACTTCTTTTCCCGGCTTCCAAAGGACACGTTCCTTTGGCTGGTGTTTGAGGATAAGGACGTAAATCACGAACTGAGGGAGATTATAGTAGAGAGCGCACCCCGGGACACAATAAGGCTCGCTTACGTTCTCACCCCCAGAAAAGAGCTTGTGGATGAGAAAAAACCCCCTTGGGCACGCGATTTTGAGACAGTTTTTTACGATTCCCTCTGGGATTTCTTTACCGACGAGAGTGTCTCCCTCCAGGATGCGTTCCAGGGGGCCTCCGCGGGCATAGCGGAGATGTTCTCGCGGCTCTACTACTATCTGGAGAGCCAGATGCTGGTGAACATCGACTACGCCGACCTGTTCAACATGATCCGCGGCGGCAACGTAGGAATCCTGCGCCTCCTCCGTGAGGTGGACTTCACCTGGCACTGGGGCATCTGGGAGCGCGGGCTGATAGGCATCCTTGTTGGGAACGACTTCCCCCTCAAGGGGGCCCACAGCATACTGCACAGTTTCCAGGAGATACTCTCCGAGAAGGATGTGATCTGGGGCGTGATAACGGACGAGAACCTCACCGGCAGGGTCGAGATACTCTCCCTGCTCGTCAAAAAGTGGTAG
- the hxlAB gene encoding bifunctional 3-hexulose-6-phosphate synthase/6-phospho-3-hexuloisomerase has product MILQVALDLTDIEQAISIAEKAARGGAHWLEVGTPLIKKEGMRAVELLKRRFPDRKIVADLKTMDTGALEVEMAARHGADVVSILGVADDKTIKDAVDVARRYGIRVMVDLIGVKDKVKRAKELEKMGVHYILVHTGIDEQVQGKSPLEDLEKVVKAVSVPVAVAGGLNLQTIPKVIELGATIIIVGGAITKAEKPDEVTRKIIDLFWGEYMMTIQKAMDDIIDHIHNVSESLKLEQVRGFVDAMIGANKIFIYGAGRSGLVGKAFAMRLMHLDFNVYVVGETITPAFGQGDLLIAISGSGETNSIVDAAEIAKKQGGKVVAITSYANSTLGKLADVVVEIPGRAKTDIPTDYIARQMLTKYKWIAPMGTLFEDSTMIFLDGVIALLMATFQKTEKDMKKKHATLE; this is encoded by the coding sequence ATGATACTTCAGGTTGCCCTTGATCTGACTGACATTGAGCAGGCTATTTCTATCGCAGAGAAGGCCGCCCGCGGCGGTGCCCACTGGCTCGAGGTTGGAACTCCTCTCATCAAGAAGGAAGGCATGCGCGCTGTGGAGCTTCTCAAGAGGCGCTTTCCGGACAGGAAGATCGTCGCCGACCTCAAGACCATGGACACCGGCGCCCTGGAGGTCGAAATGGCTGCTCGACACGGTGCCGATGTCGTTTCTATCCTCGGCGTCGCCGATGACAAGACAATAAAGGACGCGGTTGATGTTGCAAGGCGCTATGGAATCAGGGTCATGGTTGACCTCATAGGCGTTAAGGACAAGGTCAAGCGCGCCAAGGAACTCGAAAAGATGGGCGTTCACTACATACTCGTCCACACGGGCATAGACGAGCAGGTCCAGGGCAAGAGCCCGCTGGAGGACCTTGAGAAGGTTGTCAAGGCCGTCAGCGTTCCCGTTGCCGTCGCCGGCGGACTGAACCTCCAGACCATACCGAAGGTCATTGAACTGGGAGCTACGATAATAATCGTTGGAGGCGCGATAACCAAGGCCGAGAAGCCGGATGAAGTTACGAGAAAGATAATCGACCTCTTCTGGGGCGAGTACATGATGACCATACAGAAAGCTATGGATGATATAATCGACCACATCCACAACGTCTCGGAGAGCCTCAAGCTGGAGCAGGTTCGCGGCTTCGTCGATGCCATGATCGGGGCGAACAAGATATTCATCTACGGCGCTGGAAGGAGCGGCCTCGTCGGTAAGGCCTTCGCGATGAGGCTCATGCACCTCGATTTCAACGTTTACGTCGTCGGCGAGACCATAACCCCAGCCTTCGGCCAGGGGGACCTGCTCATAGCCATCAGCGGTTCCGGTGAGACCAACAGCATCGTCGATGCGGCTGAGATAGCCAAGAAGCAGGGGGGCAAAGTGGTCGCGATAACCTCCTACGCCAACTCGACCCTCGGAAAGCTCGCCGATGTGGTCGTTGAGATACCCGGAAGGGCCAAGACCGACATCCCGACGGACTACATAGCGCGCCAGATGCTCACCAAATACAAGTGGATAGCCCCGATGGGAACGCTCTTCGAGGATTCAACTATGATATTCCTCGACGGAGTCATAGCTCTCCTCATGGCCACCTTCCAGAAGACTGAGAAGGACATGAAGAAGAAGCACGCGACCCTTGAGTGA
- a CDS encoding arginase family protein, translating to MVTFIPFGEKPNRDGVLYVLQLLKRNKLIEDYMIVESSRVELLAERIPQDSAYIIGEHLATYGIVEKLRPQSLISVDAHTDLMHDYLDHGSWLAYTLEERLVNRAVVLAPVLMIPTTERTQLWTRRVKIFPALLRSRKVRGKWRAYKNLQTNDLLEILDEAKKYLGDEVYLTVDMDVLRPEYKIARFQHGELTLDELTEVLEEVKRNFRIAAFDIAEVSDRIRRSRLGKKAFVEVFQLLTG from the coding sequence ATGGTGACGTTTATCCCCTTCGGCGAAAAGCCCAACCGCGACGGTGTTCTCTACGTTCTTCAGCTCCTCAAAAGGAACAAACTCATCGAGGATTACATGATAGTCGAATCGAGCAGGGTCGAGCTTTTGGCCGAGAGGATTCCCCAGGACAGCGCGTACATAATAGGGGAGCACCTTGCCACGTACGGAATAGTTGAAAAGCTCAGGCCCCAGTCACTCATCAGCGTCGATGCCCACACCGACCTTATGCACGACTACCTCGACCACGGCTCGTGGCTGGCCTATACCCTTGAGGAGCGCCTCGTAAACCGGGCCGTCGTCCTCGCCCCAGTTCTGATGATACCAACCACCGAGCGGACGCAGCTCTGGACGCGGCGCGTCAAGATATTTCCCGCCCTCCTGAGGAGCAGAAAAGTCCGCGGTAAGTGGAGAGCTTATAAGAACCTCCAGACAAACGACCTGCTCGAGATACTCGACGAGGCGAAGAAGTACCTCGGTGACGAGGTTTACCTCACCGTGGACATGGATGTCCTCAGACCGGAATACAAAATCGCCCGCTTCCAGCACGGCGAGCTGACCCTCGATGAGCTCACAGAGGTGCTTGAAGAGGTGAAAAGGAATTTCAGGATAGCGGCTTTTGACATAGCAGAGGTGTCGGATAGAATAAGGCGTTCGAGACTCGGGAAGAAGGCCTTCGTCGAGGTGTTCCAGCTCCTGACGGGGTGA
- a CDS encoding winged helix-turn-helix domain-containing protein produces MKNVKVLEALGDGPKTIEEIAGKTGISSMEVRRYLLRFVEQGKVESYQKDGKIYWKLKEKDELEDEFKYV; encoded by the coding sequence ATGAAAAATGTAAAGGTTCTGGAGGCCCTCGGCGACGGCCCCAAGACCATCGAGGAGATAGCAGGAAAAACCGGCATCTCCTCAATGGAGGTGCGCCGCTACCTGCTCCGCTTCGTTGAACAGGGCAAGGTCGAGAGCTACCAGAAGGATGGAAAGATCTACTGGAAGCTGAAGGAGAAGGACGAGCTTGAGGATGAGTTCAAGTACGTTTGA
- a CDS encoding glutamate cyclase domain-containing protein, whose amino-acid sequence MIAHLINTDVGNRGVLGVYLDYRRENPNFLHNSAKLFLDNYERVLIVTGFPIPPTMRAETDGPPGTLALAKAVETLGGTAEVLTYPGVKTALEPFGIRFTDEPEIEDYSLVIAVETPGGAADGRYYSMSAMEITREAFDWAVLRARDIGVPTIGIGDGGNEAGMGNIRDLVSKYMPHGERIASTVETDELILSAVSNWGAYGLVAQASIEFGRELLPGWDEKTIVRVISKLGLIDGVSKTRTPTVDGISLDVHEKIVELLNAVVKEALR is encoded by the coding sequence ATGATCGCACATCTAATAAACACGGACGTTGGGAACCGGGGGGTTCTGGGGGTATACCTCGACTACCGCAGGGAGAACCCCAATTTTTTACATAATTCTGCAAAACTGTTTTTGGATAATTATGAACGCGTTCTCATCGTCACGGGCTTTCCCATACCCCCCACCATGCGCGCCGAGACCGACGGGCCGCCGGGAACACTGGCCCTGGCGAAGGCAGTTGAGACCCTGGGAGGCACCGCAGAGGTGCTTACTTATCCTGGGGTAAAGACCGCCCTGGAACCCTTCGGCATCAGGTTCACAGACGAACCGGAGATAGAAGACTACTCCCTCGTGATAGCGGTCGAGACACCCGGCGGGGCCGCGGATGGAAGGTACTACTCAATGAGCGCCATGGAGATCACGAGAGAAGCTTTTGACTGGGCGGTTCTCAGGGCAAGAGACATCGGAGTTCCGACGATTGGTATAGGCGATGGAGGCAACGAGGCGGGCATGGGGAACATACGGGATCTCGTCTCTAAATACATGCCACACGGGGAGAGGATAGCGAGCACTGTTGAAACTGATGAGCTGATCCTATCTGCCGTCTCAAACTGGGGGGCCTACGGGCTCGTGGCCCAGGCGTCAATAGAGTTTGGGCGGGAGCTCCTCCCGGGATGGGATGAGAAGACGATAGTTAGGGTAATCTCAAAGCTCGGCCTGATAGACGGGGTCTCCAAAACCCGGACGCCGACGGTTGATGGGATAAGCCTCGACGTCCACGAGAAAATCGTTGAGCTTTTAAACGCCGTTGTAAAGGAGGCCCTAAGGTGA
- a CDS encoding TIGR02253 family HAD-type hydrolase, with the protein MRAVLFDIDGTLLTEMPLIQLFLPQVYDTLSRRFGISKDEARERFLSEIFERRDTYDWHDWNFFFRLFDLDLHYEELMERYPHKLHVYPDTIPVLEWLRESGYKLGAVTSGPEYQRLKLRLTGLLDYFDAVVTREDVKAIKPEPKIFLYALEKLGVEPGEAVMVGDSLSQDVYGAKNVGMVAVWINRDGDEDYNMADYEIRTLHELRKVLGGLE; encoded by the coding sequence ATGAGGGCGGTTCTTTTCGACATCGACGGAACTCTGCTGACCGAAATGCCGCTGATTCAACTGTTCCTCCCGCAGGTTTATGACACGCTCTCGAGACGGTTTGGAATCAGCAAGGATGAAGCCAGGGAGCGGTTCCTGAGTGAGATATTCGAGAGGAGAGACACCTATGACTGGCACGACTGGAACTTCTTCTTCAGGCTCTTTGACCTCGACCTCCACTACGAGGAACTCATGGAAAGGTACCCTCACAAGCTCCACGTCTATCCTGATACGATCCCCGTGCTTGAGTGGCTGCGGGAGAGCGGTTATAAGCTTGGGGCCGTTACCAGCGGACCCGAGTACCAGCGGCTCAAGCTGAGGCTCACCGGTCTGCTGGACTACTTCGACGCTGTCGTTACTCGGGAGGACGTCAAGGCAATAAAGCCCGAGCCCAAAATATTCCTCTATGCCCTGGAGAAGCTGGGCGTCGAGCCCGGGGAAGCCGTTATGGTGGGTGATTCCCTGAGCCAGGACGTTTACGGGGCCAAGAACGTGGGTATGGTGGCGGTCTGGATAAACCGGGATGGCGACGAGGATTACAACATGGCGGACTACGAGATTAGAACGCTTCACGAGCTGAGAAAAGTGCTGGGGGGATTGGAATGA
- a CDS encoding Sjogren's syndrome/scleroderma autoantigen 1 family protein — protein MSARGPTEEEIRNIIMPLMLSGAKMLDRHCPQCGSPLFEKDGKVFCPVCEHRKKQQKAEMKGVEERLIEKLNELANSLPEDIDELEKHLRAMEKIIELLGRYRKLEGGE, from the coding sequence ATGAGCGCCAGGGGGCCCACGGAGGAGGAGATACGGAATATAATAATGCCCCTCATGCTCTCAGGGGCCAAGATGCTCGACAGGCACTGTCCCCAGTGCGGTTCACCGCTCTTTGAGAAGGATGGCAAGGTATTCTGCCCGGTCTGCGAGCACAGGAAGAAGCAGCAGAAGGCCGAAATGAAGGGCGTTGAAGAAAGGCTGATAGAAAAGCTGAACGAGCTCGCCAACTCCCTCCCAGAGGACATAGACGAACTGGAGAAACATTTAAGGGCAATGGAGAAGATAATAGAACTGTTGGGAAGATACCGGAAACTGGAGGGAGGAGAATGA
- a CDS encoding HD domain-containing protein, which translates to MRLEEFIGDGDSIRLIERTRDYARHFFEREGTHGFSHVERVLNLCLHIGREEGADLEILALAALLHDVARPLESEGRVEDHAVEGSRIARHYLRSLGYPEDRVEAVAHAIEAHRFSRGPEPETLEAKILSDADKLDAIGAIGIARVFMYSGEHGRSIEDSLEHFEEKILKLKDLMYTETARRMAEERHRFTEEFIERIRREIEGEI; encoded by the coding sequence ATGAGGCTTGAGGAGTTCATCGGCGATGGGGATTCAATCAGACTCATAGAACGGACCCGCGATTACGCCAGGCACTTCTTTGAACGGGAGGGAACCCACGGCTTCAGCCACGTGGAGCGGGTGCTCAACCTCTGCCTCCACATCGGGAGGGAGGAGGGTGCGGACCTGGAGATCCTGGCCCTTGCGGCCCTCCTCCACGACGTGGCAAGGCCACTTGAGAGCGAGGGAAGGGTTGAAGACCACGCCGTAGAGGGATCCAGGATAGCAAGGCACTACCTCAGAAGCCTCGGGTACCCCGAGGATAGGGTGGAGGCGGTTGCCCACGCCATTGAGGCCCACCGCTTCTCCCGCGGTCCGGAGCCAGAAACTCTTGAAGCCAAGATACTCAGCGACGCCGACAAGCTCGACGCCATCGGTGCCATAGGGATTGCAAGGGTCTTCATGTACTCCGGCGAGCACGGAAGGAGCATAGAGGATTCCCTGGAGCACTTCGAGGAAAAGATACTGAAGCTGAAGGATTTGATGTACACCGAAACCGCGAGGAGAATGGCCGAGGAGAGGCATCGCTTCACCGAGGAATTCATCGAGCGCATAAGGCGCGAGATAGAGGGCGAAATCTGA